The Acetobacter oryzifermentans genomic interval TCGGCCGGATGCAGCGCCCAGAGTGGTGGAAGGCAAGCCAGAACAGGCCGAAGCTGCGGCGGAATTTGATATTCCTGCTCCGGGTACGCGCGTGGGCACATTGCTGGCAGATATCCGGCAGAAAGATCCTTCTTTCACACCTCAGCAGTTTCTCAACGGTGCGCAAACTGCATTTGCGCAGGTGGTGGGGGCCTATGCACAAGGCAACCTGAATGTTCTGAAAACGTACCTGACACCTGCTGTTTTTTCTGCATTTGAGGCAGGCATTACAGCCCGCACCAATGCAGAAGAAACGCAGCGGACAGATGTTAAAGCCATTCGGTCTTTGGCAATTGAAGATGTGCGTCTAACACCCATGGAAGCCGGTACGGCAGCCGCTATTGATGTGCGCATTGTTTCGGATCAGATCAGCCTTGTGCTGAACAAGGAAGGGCAGCCGGTAACAGGTACGGATGCCGTAACCGAATTTTCCGATCTGTGGACTTTTGAGCGCTTGCTGGATGTAAATGGCAGCACATGGCGCCTTGCGGCGGCGCGTAGTGCGTGAAAGCTGCCAAAGGTAACGGGGCATCCCGCGCCAACACCACCCACACCAAACCACCACGCGCCCGCCGTTATAAAATTGGGCAGCAGGAAATAGTAATGGGTGATTGCCTGCGTGCGCTCAAGCGCGTGCCGGCGGAATCGGTGGATGTGGTTGTTACGTCTCCCCCTTATAATATCGGCCTGTCCTACCGCAGTTATCCGGACAGGCGGGAAGAAGAAGATTATCTGGACTGGATGCTGGAGGTTGCGCAGCAGTTGCAGCGCATCCTTAAGGATGATGGGTCATTCTTCCTGAATATTTCCGGCTCATCCGCACAACCTTGGTTGCCGTTTGAGCTGGCAGTGCGGCTGCGTGATCTGTTTGTGCTGCAAAACCATATCTCGTGGGTGAAATCCATTTCCGTGGGGGAAGATAGCTTCGGGCACTTCAAACCCATGAACAGCCAGCGGTTTCTGCACCGCGGGCATGAACATGTTTTCCACTTCACGCTGCACGGAGATGTGCGGCTTGATCGGTTACGTGCCGGGGTGCCGTATAAGGATAAATCCAACATTGCCCGGCGTGGCCACAGGCAGGATAGGCGCTGCCGGGGTGATACATGGTTTATCCCGTATGAAACCGTGCGGGGCCGGGCAGAAAAGTTTGATCACCCCGGCACCTTCCCCGTAGCGCTGCCTGAACAGTGTATTCTGTTGCATGGGCGAGAAGGTGCGCGCGTGCTTGATCCATTTATGGGCACGGGCACCACACTGCTGGCTGCCCAAAGGTTGGGCTGTTACGGGCTGGGGATGGAGTTGGACCCGGAATACGTGGCTATTGCCCGTGCGCGGCTGAAGGATGATTTGGCGTCCTGAACGCCTCATCATCGAAAAGATCAATCATTAAAATAAAAACAATCGTTTGGACATATTGATATGTATCAAACACAATGCAGGTAACAGCGCATAAAAGCTATTCAATCAAGGCGTAGAAATTAGGAGACCGGGTTTTGAAACGATTAGTCGTGTCAGCAGTAGGTGTAGCTCTGCTGGCTTATGGTGGCACAGTCGCTTACCTGCAGCATTTTGACCACATTACAGCACCAGAATTACCAGCATCTTCCCCCACGCTGAAAGATCCCGTGGCGCTGGCAGCATTTAACGCCCTGCGTGAGGCGCGGTGTGATTACTGCCATGCCGAACAGCGCGATCTGCCGTTTTACTTCCGTGTGCCGGTTGCCAAAACGCTTATGGAAAAAGACCGTGCCAACGGGCTGCGTCATTTCCGTGTAGAACCAGTGCTGGATGCGTTTGAACAGGGCACTGTGCCTACGGAAGAGCAGCTTTCCCGCATTGAGGAAGTGATTACGCAAAACCGTATGCCACCCAACCTGTATCTGATGATGCACTGGCACGCCCACCTGTCCAATGCAGAGCGTGAAGCTGTGCTGAAATGGGTGCAGGATACA includes:
- a CDS encoding Tim44/TimA family putative adaptor protein, which produces MDFSLGHFPVDLVLLALVAAFLVLRLRSVLGKRVGIQPVQVQLQVRPDAAPRVVEGKPEQAEAAAEFDIPAPGTRVGTLLADIRQKDPSFTPQQFLNGAQTAFAQVVGAYAQGNLNVLKTYLTPAVFSAFEAGITARTNAEETQRTDVKAIRSLAIEDVRLTPMEAGTAAAIDVRIVSDQISLVLNKEGQPVTGTDAVTEFSDLWTFERLLDVNGSTWRLAAARSA
- a CDS encoding DNA-methyltransferase, which translates into the protein MKAAKGNGASRANTTHTKPPRARRYKIGQQEIVMGDCLRALKRVPAESVDVVVTSPPYNIGLSYRSYPDRREEEDYLDWMLEVAQQLQRILKDDGSFFLNISGSSAQPWLPFELAVRLRDLFVLQNHISWVKSISVGEDSFGHFKPMNSQRFLHRGHEHVFHFTLHGDVRLDRLRAGVPYKDKSNIARRGHRQDRRCRGDTWFIPYETVRGRAEKFDHPGTFPVALPEQCILLHGREGARVLDPFMGTGTTLLAAQRLGCYGLGMELDPEYVAIARARLKDDLAS